One region of Streptococcus parasanguinis genomic DNA includes:
- the gggA gene encoding streptosactin, producing the protein MEELQVINLEDLLEFDQGYVVNNNCGPSHSCGGGR; encoded by the coding sequence ATGGAAGAACTACAAGTTATTAACCTTGAAGATCTTTTAGAGTTTGATCAAGGTTATGTTGTTAATAATAACTGTGGACCAAGTCATTCTTGTGGTGGCGGTCGATAG
- the gggB gene encoding streptosactin maturase GggB, giving the protein MIKKIDTDFGTYYFDSISFTLSSSPEYKNTSNTLDNLDDGILKKVVINISNSCNLSCSYCYADGGNYGMDNRVMDFDTADKIIQEIVSKGIKQINRLILFGGEPFLNIELFVYFIEKLSKFLNILKVETVTNGTVLNHRVKHMLNKFHPFLTISLDGPEVVHDRLRGKGSHRKTLRFIKYLKSIDYDNFEIASTYTRIHQKNGISREAIFKYFTEMDVHFNVNDVFSKNKVLIVKEMEKSLSERKTFIDTSIQNVIDCNEKAFISPILYDVLISMIYKSTNHTFCDDIDPSNTITFDVDGSKKLCFRFWGSHNSPNVETFNNKDNFSKCKDCWCRGMCIECVANVIDGYSTVINENGEFIECHKPELMEYCIQQIIYLSRDKERLSKLVNNFRRFIRYA; this is encoded by the coding sequence ATGATTAAAAAAATTGATACTGATTTTGGTACATATTATTTTGATTCCATTTCTTTTACTTTGTCTTCTTCACCTGAATATAAAAATACGTCTAATACTTTGGATAATCTTGATGATGGAATCTTGAAGAAAGTTGTAATAAATATTTCAAATAGCTGTAATCTATCGTGTTCGTACTGTTATGCTGATGGTGGAAACTATGGCATGGACAATCGAGTAATGGATTTTGATACTGCTGATAAGATAATTCAGGAAATTGTAAGTAAGGGAATAAAACAAATTAATCGATTAATACTTTTTGGAGGAGAGCCTTTTTTAAATATTGAGTTGTTTGTATATTTTATTGAGAAATTATCTAAATTTTTAAATATATTAAAAGTTGAGACTGTTACTAATGGTACTGTTTTGAATCATCGAGTAAAGCATATGTTAAATAAATTTCATCCATTTTTAACAATTAGTTTAGATGGACCAGAGGTTGTTCATGATAGGTTAAGGGGAAAAGGAAGTCACAGAAAGACTCTGAGATTCATTAAGTATTTAAAAAGTATTGATTATGATAATTTCGAAATTGCATCAACGTATACTCGTATTCATCAAAAAAATGGTATTAGTAGAGAAGCTATTTTCAAATATTTTACTGAGATGGATGTTCATTTTAATGTTAATGATGTCTTCAGTAAAAATAAAGTACTTATTGTTAAAGAAATGGAAAAAAGTTTATCTGAAAGAAAAACTTTTATAGATACATCTATTCAGAATGTAATTGATTGTAATGAGAAAGCATTTATTAGCCCAATCTTATACGATGTTTTAATATCTATGATTTACAAGAGTACAAACCATACTTTCTGCGATGATATTGATCCTTCCAATACAATTACTTTTGACGTAGATGGAAGTAAGAAGTTGTGCTTTAGATTCTGGGGGAGTCATAATAGTCCAAATGTTGAAACATTTAATAATAAGGATAATTTTTCTAAGTGTAAAGATTGCTGGTGTAGAGGTATGTGTATAGAATGTGTTGCCAATGTAATTGATGGTTATTCCACTGTCATTAACGAGAATGGAGAATTCATAGAATGCCACAAGCCAGAACTTATGGAATACTGCATACAACAAATTATATACCTTTCTAGAGATAAAGAGCGACTATCTAAGTTGGTAAATAATTTCAGGAGGTTTATACGTTATGCTTAG
- the gggC gene encoding streptosactin export ABC transporter GggC, with protein MLRSYVTKKHLFFYFVAIMITWLEAIITPALIQYIVSSFTNHQLHLLWQVLVWGIIGNLILLLGLAGKRYYYARVLTDFKLGIKKDIFQTFLYSRRIADEEVLSDLENDVKQLEDNYIESTVIIISSLGFTTVSICYALWTNFYLGLLFIVFYSIPTLCSGIGSKRLDEITKEKSLANQVYVSQTTNMIAGARSIRYYRGQSLFFKLFSKDLHKTLKEEIAYEKQRTINSLFINGIDAFCSVAPIVIGGFMTYYNYLSAASFVGIYLVSYNIGYQFQELSYFINTRKSAKSLCDKYQKLLGVGFEMPSVLEGSVFPIQLKQVSVVRDGQEILAPCDLTIEEGEKIAIIGESGSGKTTLLNLIYGEIKPSHGRIRYHGQELTSDELYQAGAYILQSSHIFDGLSLEENIALGQELDSVKMDEILRQTGLKALQSKTPSNQTLSGGEKQRLEIARALYHNRQFILADEVKANLDLKNQEKISQLLFSLPQALVEVIHHYSEEDLKRYDKVIKLEK; from the coding sequence ATGCTTAGATCTTATGTAACCAAGAAGCACTTATTCTTCTATTTTGTGGCGATTATGATTACTTGGCTGGAGGCTATCATTACACCAGCTTTGATTCAGTATATTGTCTCTAGTTTTACCAATCACCAGTTGCATTTGCTATGGCAAGTCTTGGTTTGGGGGATTATTGGAAATTTGATTCTCTTGCTGGGTTTGGCGGGGAAACGTTATTACTATGCACGAGTACTGACAGACTTCAAGTTGGGTATTAAGAAGGATATCTTTCAGACTTTCTTATATAGTCGTCGGATTGCGGATGAGGAAGTTTTGTCAGACTTGGAAAATGATGTAAAACAGCTAGAAGATAATTATATTGAGTCGACTGTTATTATCATTTCTTCTTTGGGATTTACAACCGTCTCTATCTGTTATGCTCTTTGGACTAATTTTTATCTTGGCTTGCTCTTTATCGTTTTTTATTCGATACCTACTCTTTGTAGTGGAATTGGCTCTAAACGTTTGGATGAAATTACGAAGGAGAAGTCCCTAGCGAACCAAGTCTATGTCTCTCAAACAACCAATATGATCGCAGGTGCTCGTTCCATACGGTATTATCGGGGACAAAGTTTGTTTTTCAAATTGTTTTCTAAAGATTTGCATAAGACTCTAAAGGAAGAAATCGCCTATGAGAAGCAACGGACCATAAATAGTCTCTTTATCAATGGAATTGATGCTTTTTGCTCGGTCGCGCCTATTGTCATTGGTGGTTTCATGACCTATTATAACTACCTATCTGCAGCCAGCTTTGTAGGGATTTACCTAGTATCGTATAATATTGGCTATCAATTTCAGGAGTTGTCTTATTTTATCAATACTAGAAAATCAGCTAAGTCTCTCTGTGATAAATATCAAAAATTGCTGGGAGTGGGCTTTGAAATGCCTTCTGTTCTCGAAGGTTCTGTCTTTCCTATCCAGTTAAAGCAAGTAAGTGTAGTGCGTGATGGTCAAGAAATTCTAGCCCCTTGTGACCTAACTATTGAGGAAGGCGAAAAGATTGCTATTATCGGAGAAAGTGGGTCTGGGAAAACCACCTTACTGAACCTAATTTATGGTGAAATTAAGCCCAGTCATGGTCGGATTCGCTACCATGGGCAAGAGCTAACCTCGGATGAACTTTATCAGGCAGGAGCCTACATTCTCCAGTCTAGTCATATCTTTGATGGTTTGAGCCTAGAGGAAAATATTGCTTTGGGACAAGAACTGGATTCCGTAAAGATGGATGAAATCCTGCGACAAACTGGTTTGAAAGCTCTTCAAAGCAAAACCCCTAGTAACCAGACTCTGTCAGGCGGTGAGAAGCAGCGGTTAGAAATTGCACGTGCTCTCTATCACAATCGCCAATTTATCCTAGCTGATGAAGTCAAAGCCAATCTGGACCTTAAAAATCAAGAGAAAATCAGTCAACTTCTCTTCTCGCTCCCTCAAGCACTCGTAGAAGTGATTCATCACTATAGTGAAGAGGACTTGAAGCGCTATGATAAGGTGATAAAACTGGAGAAATAG
- a CDS encoding helix-turn-helix domain-containing protein, which translates to MGKLLASRMRSRRKELNLSQVELAAGICEQAQISKIERDADYSPGSDLIYALAKKLNVSMDYFFDEDIHVESEFLTQFRAVSKKFLDLRDYDSLKYIYELEAAKTVKLPLSDQLYLQWIEAIVLFNHDLKQNEAIKKLEAILSKYSEYDWEYLNISNSLLHFYFQTDELSKFEEVYNRMTNLFKSVKVRTIDELEILIKCRYNFCRYLWLNQQTERAISETFETIGICLKNNSFYCLANLYCLLGNVSEGFAHKDAVKQYFVTAQHAYLLEGNDKMALDLERFINETFPA; encoded by the coding sequence ATGGGGAAACTATTGGCGAGCCGAATGCGTAGTCGGAGAAAAGAACTGAATTTGTCTCAGGTTGAATTGGCTGCTGGTATCTGTGAACAGGCCCAAATCAGTAAAATTGAGCGAGATGCAGACTATAGTCCTGGCTCAGACTTAATATATGCCCTTGCAAAAAAGCTAAATGTATCAATGGACTACTTTTTTGACGAGGATATCCATGTCGAATCGGAGTTTTTGACTCAATTTCGTGCTGTATCTAAGAAATTCTTAGACTTACGAGATTATGATTCACTAAAATATATCTATGAGTTAGAAGCTGCGAAGACAGTAAAACTCCCTCTCTCCGATCAGTTATACCTTCAGTGGATAGAGGCTATTGTGTTGTTTAACCATGACCTTAAACAGAATGAAGCGATCAAAAAATTAGAAGCTATTTTGTCAAAATATAGCGAATATGATTGGGAATATTTGAATATCTCAAATAGTTTATTACACTTTTACTTTCAGACGGATGAACTCTCAAAATTTGAAGAAGTCTATAATCGCATGACCAATCTTTTTAAGAGTGTTAAGGTTCGGACAATTGATGAACTTGAAATTCTGATTAAATGTCGGTATAACTTTTGTCGGTATCTATGGTTAAACCAGCAAACAGAGAGAGCGATAAGTGAGACTTTTGAAACGATTGGTATTTGTCTCAAAAATAATAGTTTCTACTGTTTAGCTAATCTTTACTGTTTACTTGGGAATGTTAGTGAAGGTTTTGCCCATAAAGATGCCGTTAAACAGTACTTTGTAACAGCGCAGCATGCATACCTGCTAGAGGGAAATGATAAGATGGCTTTAGACCTTGAGCGTTTTATCAATGAAACATTCCCAGCATAA